The Homo sapiens chromosome 5, GRCh38.p14 Primary Assembly genome includes a window with the following:
- the LYRM7 gene encoding complex III assembly factor LYRM7 isoform 2 (isoform 2 is encoded by transcript variant 2) has product MGRAVKVLQLFKTLHRTRQQVFKNDARALEAARIKINEEFKNNKSETSSKKIEENWSLGKTFL; this is encoded by the exons GTTTTACAGCTCTTTAAAACACTGCACAGGACCAGacaacaagtttttaaaaatgatgccaGAGCATTAGAAG cagccagaataaagataaatgaagaattcaaaaataataaaagtgaaacttcttctaagaaaatagaagag aactggTCCCTAGGAAAGACCTTCTTGTAG
- the LYRM7 gene encoding complex III assembly factor LYRM7 isoform 1 (isoform 1 is encoded by transcript variant 1) codes for MGRAVKVLQLFKTLHRTRQQVFKNDARALEAARIKINEEFKNNKSETSSKKIEELMKIGSDVELLLRTSVIQGIHTDHNTLKLVPRKDLLVENVPYCDAPTQKQ; via the exons GTTTTACAGCTCTTTAAAACACTGCACAGGACCAGacaacaagtttttaaaaatgatgccaGAGCATTAGAAG cagccagaataaagataaatgaagaattcaaaaataataaaagtgaaacttcttctaagaaaatagaagag CTAATGAAAATAGGTTCTGATGTTGAATTATTACTCAGAACATCTGTTATACAAGGTATTCACACAGACCACAATACACTGA aactggTCCCTAGGAAAGACCTTCTTGTAGAAAATGTGCCATATTGTGATGCACCAACTCAGAAGCAATGA